In Vibrio bathopelagicus, the following are encoded in one genomic region:
- a CDS encoding MFS transporter, whose protein sequence is MNNDSQSSLLAQKRFLPYFITQFLGAFNDNIFKNVLLLFVAFASVDTLPISSNLFINLAAGLFILPFFLFSALAGVLADKYEKSWFIRKVKLLEVVIMSLGAIGFIYESYAILLLLLFLMGTQSAFFGPVKYALLPQQLESKELVSGNALVETGTFLAILIGTLGAGIIASEENSKLIAAVCIVTFAVLGYLASHFIPEAPSNAPNLKVKWQPITLTRQTLAIAKKDRPTFQALIAISWFWFLGATYLTQFPNFTKVYLNGTESAVAFLLALFSVGIAIGSLACDKLSNHRIEIGIVPMGSLGISIFGFLMAVSIPDALPEFDSFKSFVSYSELWPLFAYLLLLGISGGIFIVPLYSLMQFRAKPNERAQVIAGLNIYNSLFMVGSAVLGIVCLSVLEFSIPQLFVLLAVGNTLVMLYLFYQVPIYAFRFFTWVVTHTMYRVKHKNLHHLPEKGGALIVCNHVSYMDALLLNAVCPRLIRFVMEEDYTELPPIRRFLKRAGVIPISATNRSSIRNAFKEVEHALHEGHIVCIFPEGKLTSDGEVAEFMRGMELIIKRSPVSVIPMALKGLWGSYFSRYKGRACKGLPTRFWTKLEIEVGEPILPKDASCETLRQSVSDLRGSLR, encoded by the coding sequence ATGAACAATGACAGCCAATCCTCGCTGTTAGCCCAAAAAAGGTTCCTACCCTATTTTATTACCCAATTTTTGGGAGCCTTTAACGACAACATCTTCAAAAATGTCCTGCTGCTATTTGTTGCCTTCGCAAGCGTAGACACCTTGCCAATTTCCAGCAATTTGTTCATTAACTTGGCCGCTGGTCTTTTTATTCTGCCCTTCTTTCTTTTTTCTGCTTTAGCAGGTGTCTTGGCGGATAAGTACGAAAAATCTTGGTTCATCCGTAAGGTTAAGCTTCTTGAAGTCGTGATCATGTCACTGGGTGCCATTGGTTTTATCTACGAAAGCTACGCGATTCTGCTTCTATTGCTGTTTTTAATGGGAACACAAAGTGCCTTCTTTGGCCCTGTAAAATACGCCCTACTTCCTCAGCAGCTAGAATCGAAAGAACTGGTTTCTGGTAACGCTTTGGTCGAGACAGGCACCTTCTTAGCTATTTTGATCGGCACCTTAGGCGCTGGGATTATTGCCTCAGAAGAGAATTCAAAGCTGATCGCCGCAGTTTGCATCGTGACGTTTGCGGTGCTCGGTTATTTAGCCAGTCACTTCATTCCTGAAGCGCCAAGCAATGCGCCTAATCTAAAAGTGAAATGGCAACCAATTACACTGACACGCCAAACACTTGCGATTGCTAAGAAGGATCGACCTACGTTCCAAGCACTGATTGCGATAAGCTGGTTTTGGTTCTTAGGGGCTACTTATCTCACTCAGTTTCCCAACTTCACCAAGGTTTACCTAAACGGTACGGAAAGTGCTGTCGCGTTTTTATTAGCGCTGTTTTCAGTCGGTATTGCCATTGGTTCATTGGCTTGTGACAAGTTATCCAACCACAGAATTGAGATCGGTATTGTACCCATGGGCAGCCTAGGCATCTCTATTTTCGGATTTTTAATGGCCGTGTCGATACCAGATGCACTTCCTGAATTCGATTCGTTCAAAAGCTTCGTGTCTTACTCAGAATTATGGCCTCTATTTGCCTATCTACTGCTGCTTGGCATATCGGGCGGCATATTCATCGTGCCTTTGTACTCTTTGATGCAGTTTAGAGCCAAACCAAATGAACGAGCGCAAGTTATCGCGGGCTTGAACATCTATAACTCACTGTTCATGGTTGGAAGTGCAGTCTTAGGTATTGTTTGCCTCAGCGTTCTAGAGTTTTCGATTCCACAACTGTTTGTGTTGCTCGCGGTGGGAAACACTTTAGTTATGCTTTACCTGTTTTATCAGGTGCCTATTTACGCTTTCCGTTTCTTTACGTGGGTGGTGACTCACACCATGTACCGAGTAAAGCATAAGAACCTTCACCACTTACCAGAGAAAGGCGGGGCGCTGATTGTCTGCAACCACGTGAGTTATATGGATGCATTATTGCTGAATGCCGTTTGCCCTCGCTTGATCCGCTTTGTGATGGAAGAAGATTACACCGAATTGCCGCCAATTCGACGTTTCTTAAAAAGAGCGGGGGTTATTCCAATCTCCGCAACGAACCGTAGCTCGATTCGAAATGCTTTCAAAGAAGTAGAACATGCCCTGCATGAAGGCCACATCGTGTGTATTTTCCCAGAAGGAAAGCTAACGTCTGATGGTGAGGTTGCAGAGTTCATGCGTGGAATGGAGCTGATTATCAAACGTTCTCCTGTATCTGTCATTCCAATGGCCCTCAAAGGGTTATGGGGTAGCTACTTCAGTCGTTACAAAGGCAGAGCCTGCAAAGGGTTACCAACCCGCTTCTGGACTAAGCTAGAGATTGAAGTTGGCGAGCCTATTTTACCTAAAGATGCCTCATGCGAAACTCTTCGACAGTCAGTCTCTGATCTTCGTGGATCGCTACGCTAA
- a CDS encoding YeiH family protein, translated as MNLKKSVPFYLAALFCLTPWVSSPTALVIGFLLASLGLVPEHLEVGKLTKKLLAYSIVGLGFGIQFEKALAVTGDGIGLIVTTIIGTLVIGWFLAKRMGLDRTTGYLISSGTAICGGSAIAAVAPAIKANDEQIGLALATVFVLNSVALFLFPMIGHALELSQQTFGTWAAIAIHDTSSVVGAASAYGEEALTTATTLKLARALWIIPIALVSAMIFKNDKKKITIPYFIFFYCAAIAVSDLLPQFEMVYQGIFDVSKRALVVCLFLIGCGISVEKLKAAGPKPLMFGITMWTMISTGSLAWLTLAEYV; from the coding sequence ATGAACCTAAAAAAGTCCGTTCCATTTTATCTTGCTGCACTGTTTTGCTTAACGCCTTGGGTTAGCTCACCGACAGCCCTCGTTATCGGTTTCCTACTTGCTAGTTTAGGTTTAGTTCCTGAGCACCTTGAAGTAGGCAAACTCACCAAAAAACTACTGGCCTACTCTATTGTCGGCTTAGGTTTTGGTATTCAGTTTGAAAAAGCATTAGCGGTAACAGGCGATGGTATTGGTCTCATTGTAACGACGATTATTGGTACATTAGTCATTGGTTGGTTCTTGGCTAAACGAATGGGGCTGGATCGCACTACGGGTTATCTCATCTCTTCTGGTACCGCAATTTGTGGTGGTAGCGCCATTGCCGCCGTAGCACCAGCAATTAAAGCAAATGATGAACAGATTGGCTTGGCATTAGCCACTGTTTTCGTGTTGAATTCGGTCGCCCTTTTCTTGTTCCCGATGATTGGCCATGCTCTTGAGTTAAGCCAGCAAACTTTCGGTACATGGGCTGCAATTGCGATTCATGATACATCTTCAGTTGTTGGTGCAGCATCAGCTTATGGCGAAGAAGCACTGACTACAGCGACAACGTTGAAGCTAGCACGTGCACTTTGGATTATCCCGATCGCCTTGGTCAGTGCGATGATCTTCAAGAACGATAAAAAGAAGATTACGATTCCTTACTTCATTTTCTTCTACTGCGCTGCTATCGCTGTCAGTGACTTATTGCCACAATTTGAGATGGTCTACCAAGGTATTTTTGATGTATCTAAGCGTGCATTGGTGGTGTGTCTATTCTTGATTGGTTGCGGTATTTCAGTTGAGAAACTTAAAGCAGCAGGACCGAAGCCATTAATGTTTGGTATTACAATGTGGACGATGATTTCGACAGGCTCATTAGCGTGGTTAACTCTCGCCGAATACGTCTAA
- a CDS encoding Tim44 domain-containing protein: protein MKRFFSLVAILLVTVAVTPIAEAKKFGGGKSFGKSFKTAPAPKQQNTNSIRQDQTGKNTAANSSKKGLMGGLLGGLLAGGLLAAFFGGAFEGIQFMDILIMGLIAFLAFKFLRGMLGAKQGSMNQQNARGQQPAFGGMGQNKFEQPQQKPNVHNFEQAQPQSQGAAGGFGFGAQSDVPHNYPPGFDQAAFINGSREHYRTLQGAWNHNELNTIEEYVSPSLFEDLKAERDKLSGEQHTDVMYVDAEIVRADHDGSKAQLSLQFSGRYRDTADGVEEDITDIWHLERDLTTDNAPWLIVGIQG, encoded by the coding sequence ATGAAACGATTTTTCTCACTAGTCGCGATCCTGTTGGTAACAGTCGCGGTGACGCCAATCGCGGAAGCGAAAAAGTTTGGTGGTGGTAAGTCATTTGGCAAAAGCTTTAAAACGGCTCCAGCACCAAAGCAACAAAATACGAATTCGATCCGACAAGATCAAACTGGTAAGAACACAGCAGCTAACTCTAGCAAGAAAGGCCTTATGGGTGGTCTGCTAGGTGGTTTGCTTGCTGGTGGTCTATTAGCTGCATTCTTCGGTGGCGCATTTGAAGGTATTCAGTTTATGGATATTCTGATTATGGGTCTGATTGCTTTCCTTGCGTTCAAATTCCTACGCGGAATGTTGGGGGCGAAGCAAGGCTCCATGAATCAGCAGAATGCACGTGGCCAACAGCCAGCATTCGGCGGCATGGGTCAGAACAAGTTTGAACAACCGCAGCAAAAGCCTAATGTTCATAACTTCGAGCAAGCACAACCTCAATCTCAAGGCGCTGCTGGCGGCTTTGGTTTTGGTGCGCAAAGCGATGTTCCACACAATTACCCACCGGGCTTTGATCAAGCAGCTTTCATCAATGGCTCGCGTGAACACTACCGTACACTGCAAGGTGCATGGAACCACAACGAGTTGAATACAATTGAAGAATACGTTTCTCCAAGCCTATTCGAAGACCTGAAAGCTGAGCGTGATAAGCTTTCTGGCGAGCAACATACAGACGTAATGTACGTTGATGCTGAAATCGTTCGTGCTGACCATGACGGTAGCAAGGCTCAATTAAGCCTACAGTTTAGCGGTCGTTACCGTGATACTGCGGATGGTGTTGAAGAAGATATTACAGATATCTGGCACTTAGAGCGTGATCTAACTACTGACAATGCGCCTTGGTTAATTGTTGGTATCCAAGGCTAA
- the nagE gene encoding N-acetylglucosamine-specific PTS transporter subunit IIBC, with product MVPVATLPAAAILMGIGYWLDPVGWGSESILAAFLIKSGGAIIDNMAVLFAVGVAFGLSRDKNGSAALSGFVMFLVVTTLLAPGSVAQLLDVELSEVPAAFGKISNQFVGIIVGIISAEIYNRYSTVELPQALAFFSGKRLVPILTSIAGMALSFALLYIWPAVYDALIVLGIKLESMGAVGAGLFGFFNRLFLSIGMHHALYPVFWFDVVGINDIPNFLGGAQSIANGTGIPGKTGMYQAGFFPIMMFGLPAAALAMYHCADAKNKNQVFAIMLAAAMASFFTGITEPLEFSFMFLAPVLFLLHAVLTGLSLYIAASMEWMAGFGFSAGFVDLVLSSQNPLATNWYMLLVQGVVFFALYYGIFRFAIIKFNLRTPGRGEEMEAESETKSPEALVSLTNNYIEAIGGADNILEVDNCITRLRLTVKDSSAADSDKLKKLGAAGVVPIGKGGLQVIIGLGKVDKVAEQMKKALA from the coding sequence ATGGTTCCAGTGGCAACATTACCTGCGGCAGCAATTCTAATGGGGATCGGCTACTGGTTAGATCCTGTGGGTTGGGGGTCAGAAAGTATCTTAGCCGCATTCTTGATCAAATCTGGCGGCGCAATCATCGACAACATGGCAGTACTTTTCGCTGTGGGTGTGGCTTTTGGTTTAAGCCGAGATAAAAACGGCTCAGCCGCATTGTCTGGCTTTGTGATGTTCTTGGTCGTTACCACATTGCTTGCTCCGGGCTCTGTCGCTCAATTACTGGATGTTGAATTAAGTGAAGTTCCAGCGGCATTTGGTAAAATCAGCAATCAATTCGTGGGTATCATCGTGGGTATCATCTCTGCTGAGATCTACAACCGCTACTCAACCGTCGAGCTTCCTCAAGCTTTAGCGTTCTTCAGCGGTAAGCGTTTAGTTCCTATCCTTACTTCAATCGCTGGTATGGCACTCTCTTTTGCTCTGCTATACATCTGGCCAGCTGTTTATGATGCTCTGATCGTTCTAGGTATTAAACTAGAAAGCATGGGCGCGGTGGGGGCAGGTCTGTTTGGCTTCTTTAACCGTTTATTCCTATCAATAGGTATGCACCATGCGTTGTACCCTGTGTTCTGGTTCGACGTTGTTGGTATCAACGACATTCCAAACTTCTTAGGTGGTGCTCAATCTATCGCTAACGGTACGGGTATTCCGGGGAAAACAGGCATGTACCAAGCAGGCTTCTTCCCTATCATGATGTTTGGTTTACCTGCAGCAGCATTGGCGATGTACCACTGCGCTGACGCGAAAAACAAGAACCAAGTATTCGCCATCATGCTTGCTGCAGCCATGGCTTCGTTCTTCACAGGCATCACTGAGCCTCTAGAGTTCAGCTTTATGTTCCTAGCTCCGGTGTTGTTCCTACTACACGCTGTGTTAACAGGTTTGTCGCTTTACATTGCAGCAAGCATGGAATGGATGGCAGGCTTCGGCTTCTCTGCGGGCTTTGTTGACTTAGTGCTATCAAGCCAAAACCCGTTAGCGACTAACTGGTACATGTTATTAGTTCAAGGTGTGGTGTTCTTCGCGCTTTACTACGGTATTTTCCGCTTCGCTATCATCAAGTTCAATCTACGTACTCCGGGTCGTGGTGAAGAGATGGAAGCAGAAAGCGAAACAAAGTCTCCAGAAGCATTAGTTAGCCTAACCAACAACTACATCGAAGCTATTGGTGGTGCAGACAACATTCTAGAAGTGGATAACTGTATTACACGCTTACGCTTAACAGTAAAAGACTCTTCAGCAGCAGACAGTGACAAACTGAAAAAACTAGGTGCTGCAGGCGTTGTTCCTATTGGAAAAGGTGGCCTACAAGTCATCATCGGTTTAGGTAAAGTAGATAAGGTTGCTGAACAAATGAAGAAGGCACTCGCTTAA
- a CDS encoding LysR substrate-binding domain-containing protein, giving the protein MANQQLLLRNLHTFNVAAKTMSFTLTAQELHLTQGAVSHRIKVLEQELGFNLFVRGTRKLELTSEGYRFHSTLSKSLHSIFSEIDEINATEMAGEINIATSSGFANGWLLPRLADFKAKYPKFNINLFAHEEQQDFHINDIEVAIYFDSEHHTNVYRKRLFGEKYIPICSPKYAKQHNIYEDGLESLKRINFIHALGSDAWQRWVNHMDLDVDIFKQFYCVSHREMGFLGATHDLGVAMGRYHFVKQYIETGELITPYPSMDTDKGYDLICPLGTEKRPKVRTFIKWLEGQLR; this is encoded by the coding sequence GTGGCTAACCAACAACTGCTACTCAGAAACTTACACACATTTAATGTGGCAGCCAAAACCATGAGCTTTACTTTGACGGCACAAGAGCTGCACTTAACACAAGGCGCTGTGAGCCATAGGATTAAGGTTCTTGAGCAAGAACTCGGGTTCAATTTGTTTGTAAGAGGAACTCGTAAGCTTGAATTGACCAGTGAGGGCTATCGTTTTCACTCGACGCTCTCTAAATCGTTGCACAGTATTTTTTCAGAAATTGATGAGATCAATGCAACAGAGATGGCGGGTGAGATCAACATCGCTACTTCTAGTGGGTTTGCTAATGGCTGGCTGTTACCACGTTTAGCCGATTTCAAAGCTAAGTATCCGAAGTTCAATATCAATTTGTTTGCTCATGAGGAGCAGCAGGATTTCCACATTAATGATATTGAAGTTGCTATCTACTTCGACTCAGAGCATCACACAAATGTGTATCGAAAGCGGTTGTTTGGCGAGAAATATATCCCGATATGTTCACCTAAATACGCGAAGCAACATAATATTTATGAGGATGGGTTAGAGTCTCTAAAGCGTATCAACTTCATTCATGCTTTGGGATCAGATGCTTGGCAACGTTGGGTCAATCATATGGATCTGGACGTTGATATTTTCAAACAATTTTATTGTGTGAGTCACCGAGAAATGGGTTTCTTAGGAGCAACTCATGACTTAGGTGTCGCGATGGGGCGCTATCATTTTGTTAAGCAGTACATTGAGACTGGTGAGCTCATAACGCCTTATCCGAGCATGGATACAGACAAAGGGTATGATTTAATTTGCCCGCTAGGTACGGAAAAGCGCCCTAAGGTAAGAACCTTTATTAAGTGGTTAGAGGGGCAATTACGCTAG
- a CDS encoding TetR/AcrR family transcriptional regulator: MARRNDHTREQLVQLTLKTVTDFLEEHSYHELSLRKIANMIGYVPSTLVNVFGNYNLLLLHVVAQTLDELASESASAVEKSSNPQQALFNLAYCYHDYAQKNPHRWQLIFEHNMNGENLPEWQSNRIDKMTGMLEQLLMAIAPEHTESEVVKASRVLWSGVHGITLLSVDDKFFASEPIDGKELINNLISNYLTNW; encoded by the coding sequence ATGGCACGAAGAAACGATCACACTCGAGAACAACTGGTTCAGCTCACCTTAAAGACAGTGACGGACTTCCTAGAAGAGCACTCTTATCACGAGTTAAGTTTACGAAAAATCGCCAATATGATTGGGTATGTACCTAGTACTCTTGTGAATGTGTTTGGTAACTATAACCTGTTGCTTTTGCACGTTGTCGCTCAAACACTAGACGAACTAGCCTCTGAATCCGCATCAGCCGTAGAAAAATCAAGTAATCCACAGCAAGCTTTATTCAACCTCGCTTATTGCTACCACGACTACGCACAGAAAAATCCTCATCGCTGGCAGCTTATCTTCGAACACAACATGAATGGTGAAAACCTTCCTGAGTGGCAATCTAATCGAATCGATAAAATGACGGGCATGCTAGAGCAATTATTAATGGCCATTGCGCCTGAACACACCGAAAGTGAAGTTGTGAAAGCAAGCCGTGTGTTATGGTCTGGTGTTCACGGAATAACCCTGCTGAGTGTTGATGATAAATTTTTCGCTTCTGAACCCATTGATGGTAAAGAACTGATTAATAACCTAATCTCAAACTACCTCACTAACTGGTAA
- the menB gene encoding 1,4-dihydroxy-2-naphthoyl-CoA synthase produces MAKTVGITEEELYAAVNWRDESSQFEDIQYHKSDDGIAKITIARPQVHNAFRPQTVKEMINALADARYDEKVGVIILTGLGEKAFCSGGDQSIRGDYGGYQDDSGTHHLNVLDFQRQIRTCPKPVIAAVSGWAVGGGHVLHMMADLTIAAENAQFGQTGPKVGSFDGGWGASYMARIVGQKKAREIWFLCRFYDAQEALDMGLVNTVVPVADLEKETVRWCREVLQHSPMALRCLKAALNADCDGQAGLQELAGNATMMFYMTEEGQEGRNAFNEKRRPDFDKFPRNP; encoded by the coding sequence ATGGCTAAAACAGTAGGCATCACAGAAGAAGAACTTTACGCAGCAGTTAACTGGCGCGATGAAAGCAGTCAATTTGAAGATATTCAGTACCATAAGTCTGACGACGGTATTGCGAAAATCACGATTGCTCGTCCTCAAGTTCACAATGCGTTCCGTCCACAAACCGTAAAAGAGATGATCAATGCACTGGCGGATGCTCGTTATGACGAGAAGGTTGGCGTAATCATTTTGACTGGTCTTGGTGAGAAGGCATTCTGTTCTGGTGGTGACCAAAGTATCCGTGGTGACTACGGCGGCTATCAAGATGATTCAGGTACACACCACCTGAACGTGCTTGATTTCCAACGTCAAATTCGTACTTGTCCAAAACCAGTTATCGCCGCGGTATCTGGCTGGGCAGTCGGTGGCGGTCATGTTCTTCACATGATGGCAGACCTTACCATTGCAGCTGAAAACGCACAGTTCGGTCAGACGGGCCCTAAAGTAGGTTCATTCGATGGCGGTTGGGGTGCTTCGTACATGGCTCGTATCGTTGGTCAAAAGAAAGCGCGTGAAATCTGGTTCTTGTGTCGTTTCTACGATGCTCAAGAAGCATTGGACATGGGCCTAGTGAATACCGTTGTACCTGTTGCTGATCTAGAAAAAGAAACCGTTCGTTGGTGTCGTGAAGTACTTCAACACAGCCCAATGGCACTGCGTTGCTTGAAAGCGGCACTCAATGCTGACTGTGATGGCCAAGCTGGTCTTCAAGAGTTGGCAGGTAACGCCACCATGATGTTCTACATGACTGAGGAAGGCCAAGAAGGTCGCAATGCGTTTAACGAGAAACGTCGACCTGATTTCGACAAATTCCCGCGTAACCCATAG
- the menC gene encoding o-succinylbenzoate synthase, whose product MNSVNSQRHAKLYRYQLPMDSGVVLRDNKLSERIGYIIQLECDGKTGFGEVAPLPGFSLEDAEQAGIQLQHELELWSHNNPQTPFDELYPSVAFGFSMAMMELRGDLNAEGNYQAAPLCTGDPDELIPVLNEMKGEKVAKVKVGLYEAIRDGMLVSLFLESIPDLTLRLDANRAWKPEKAKQFIKYIAPSLRQRISFIEEPCQKPEDSLAFAIDHGVAIAWDETLQEAVRSPEFNLSDLTGVKAVVIKPTLIGSVERCVAIIERAQQLGIKPVLSSSIESSLGLTQIARLAQQYLPNEVPGLDTIGLYQQQLEVSWPGCQLPVSTLEQQNLIWSS is encoded by the coding sequence ATGAACTCAGTGAATTCTCAGCGTCACGCTAAACTCTATCGTTATCAATTACCTATGGATAGTGGTGTAGTACTTCGTGATAATAAGTTGAGCGAACGAATTGGTTACATTATCCAACTTGAGTGTGATGGTAAAACTGGTTTTGGTGAAGTTGCGCCTCTGCCAGGTTTCAGCCTAGAAGATGCCGAGCAAGCCGGTATTCAACTGCAACACGAATTAGAGCTTTGGAGCCACAACAACCCTCAAACGCCATTTGATGAGTTATATCCTTCTGTCGCATTTGGCTTTTCGATGGCGATGATGGAACTACGCGGCGATCTTAACGCAGAAGGTAACTATCAAGCTGCGCCTTTGTGTACTGGCGATCCTGATGAGTTGATCCCTGTGCTCAATGAGATGAAAGGCGAGAAGGTTGCTAAAGTAAAAGTTGGCCTTTATGAAGCGATCCGTGATGGCATGTTGGTGAGCTTATTCCTTGAATCGATCCCTGATTTAACCCTAAGACTTGATGCTAATCGCGCGTGGAAGCCGGAAAAAGCTAAGCAGTTCATCAAGTACATTGCGCCTTCACTGCGTCAACGTATAAGTTTTATTGAAGAGCCTTGTCAGAAGCCAGAAGACAGCTTGGCATTTGCCATTGACCATGGCGTTGCGATTGCATGGGACGAGACACTACAAGAAGCGGTAAGAAGCCCTGAGTTTAACCTCAGCGATCTTACGGGTGTTAAAGCGGTAGTGATTAAACCAACTTTAATTGGCTCAGTAGAGCGCTGTGTTGCTATCATTGAACGCGCGCAGCAACTCGGTATCAAACCAGTACTAAGCTCAAGCATAGAGTCTAGCCTTGGCTTAACTCAGATTGCACGATTAGCGCAACAATACTTGCCAAATGAAGTTCCAGGGCTTGATACGATTGGCTTGTATCAGCAACAGCTAGAAGTCTCTTGGCCTGGTTGTCAGCTTCCAGTTTCAACTCTTGAGCAACAAAATCTGATTTGGTCTTCTTAG
- the menE gene encoding o-succinylbenzoate--CoA ligase, which produces MMRPQSIHHPLWVQWAQQNPHQTALVTPNLAYTWLQVSVLVSEYQQQLSHQGLSKGDVLTIVGKNQAEVIPVYFAALNLGVVCAFTTPQPAARLTQKLESLYGSPDRRYLWLLDSCGLDHSDAVDLRTILVTLPCLNEVKVDGDDKPTTPKNPNFNPQSLASIVFTSGSTGNPKAVAHTLQQHLRSADGLLDVFHFELGDTWLLSLPMYHVSGLAIVHRWLAAGGCIKIGTGQLESDIEDCSHASLVATQLHRLLKSKQALTLTHVLLGGSHIPEALGLEAQQMGIETWLGYGMTEAASTVTAKPVDGTKTAGFVLDQRQLKIEDQRIYIGGNTLASGYYYQGNLMALVDDQGWFDSKDLGEWDGEQVSIIGRADNQFISGGENIHCEEIEIILNQLFEVKQAFVVPVKDSEFGFRPVAIVDCDELPTKEWFAEQLKGSLERFKFPIEYYQMPEQEQQGIKVSRAGLAQWLQQMHSK; this is translated from the coding sequence ATGATGCGCCCACAATCTATTCATCACCCGCTCTGGGTACAGTGGGCGCAGCAGAACCCACATCAAACAGCGTTAGTGACTCCTAATCTCGCATACACTTGGCTGCAAGTCTCAGTGTTAGTGAGTGAGTACCAACAACAATTATCCCATCAAGGTTTATCTAAAGGTGATGTACTGACGATTGTCGGTAAGAACCAAGCTGAAGTGATTCCTGTGTATTTTGCAGCCTTAAATCTAGGTGTGGTTTGTGCGTTTACAACGCCTCAACCAGCAGCTCGTTTAACGCAAAAGCTTGAATCTCTCTATGGTTCACCGGATAGACGGTACCTGTGGTTGTTAGATAGTTGTGGGTTAGATCATTCTGATGCTGTTGACCTCAGGACTATATTGGTGACGTTACCTTGCTTGAACGAAGTGAAGGTCGATGGTGATGACAAGCCAACAACACCGAAAAATCCTAACTTTAATCCTCAATCTTTAGCGAGTATCGTCTTCACTTCTGGCTCTACCGGAAACCCGAAAGCGGTGGCGCATACGTTGCAGCAACACTTACGTTCGGCAGACGGTTTACTCGACGTTTTCCACTTTGAATTGGGTGATACTTGGTTGCTTAGCTTACCGATGTACCACGTGTCAGGATTAGCGATAGTTCACCGTTGGTTGGCTGCTGGTGGTTGCATCAAAATAGGTACAGGTCAGCTTGAATCAGACATCGAAGACTGCAGTCATGCATCGCTAGTTGCGACTCAGCTACATCGGTTACTAAAGAGTAAGCAAGCACTTACTTTAACTCATGTGCTGCTGGGTGGTAGCCATATCCCAGAAGCGCTAGGGCTTGAAGCGCAACAAATGGGTATCGAAACATGGCTCGGATACGGCATGACAGAAGCCGCTTCGACTGTGACCGCGAAGCCCGTCGATGGTACCAAAACGGCAGGCTTTGTTCTCGACCAGCGCCAATTGAAAATTGAAGATCAGCGCATCTATATTGGCGGTAATACACTTGCTTCTGGTTATTACTATCAAGGTAACTTAATGGCATTGGTTGATGATCAAGGGTGGTTCGATAGTAAAGACCTCGGTGAATGGGATGGCGAACAAGTGTCGATTATTGGCCGAGCGGATAACCAGTTTATTTCCGGCGGTGAAAACATTCACTGTGAAGAAATTGAGATAATACTTAACCAGTTATTTGAAGTTAAACAAGCCTTTGTGGTACCCGTGAAAGACAGTGAGTTTGGCTTTAGACCTGTAGCGATTGTCGATTGTGACGAGCTACCGACTAAAGAGTGGTTTGCAGAGCAACTGAAAGGAAGCCTAGAGCGATTCAAATTTCCTATCGAGTATTATCAAATGCCTGAGCAAGAACAGCAGGGTATTAAGGTCTCGCGCGCAGGGTTGGCGCAATGGTTACAGCAGATGCATTCTAAATAG